The following proteins are encoded in a genomic region of Arachis stenosperma cultivar V10309 chromosome 4, arast.V10309.gnm1.PFL2, whole genome shotgun sequence:
- the LOC130976093 gene encoding L-ascorbate oxidase-like, producing the protein MKIAWWVVWVGLLLVVKIEGGRVRHYKFDVEYMIKKPDCLEHVVMGINGKFPGPTIRAQVGDTLHIALTNKLSTEGTVIHWHGIRQVGTPWADGTAAISQCAINPGETFHYRFKVDKAGTYFYHGHYGMQRAAGLYGSLIVDLAKGEKEPFHYDGEFNLLLSDLWHTSSHEQEVGLSSNPFRWIGEPQSVLINGRGQFNCSLAAKFINTSLPQCQLKGGEECAPQILHVDPNHTYRIRISSTTSLASLNFAISNHKVTVVEADGNYVEPFTVDDIDIYSGESYSVLLTTDQDPTKNYWLSVGVRARKPPIPQQVLTALTLLNYKNISASVFPASPPPVTPRWDDFERSKAFTKKIIANKMMTPQPPRYSHRRIVLLNTQNKIQGFIKWAINNVSLSLPTTPYLGSMKFKLNNTFDRTPPPENFPSDYDIFNPPVNVNATTGNGVYVFRLKEVVDVILQNANQLTGKGSEIHPWHLHGHDFWVLGYGEGKFKAGEDEKRFNLTHAPLRNTAVIFPYGWTALRFKADNPGVWAFHCHIEPHLHMGMGVIFAEALHKVRNIPSQALACGLTAINARH; encoded by the exons ATGAAGATTGCTTGGTGGGTTGTATGGGTGGGTTTATTATTAGTAGTGAAGATTGAGGGAGGAAGAGTGAGGCATTACAAGTTTGATGTGGAGTATATGATCAAAAAACCAGATTGCTTGGAGCATGTTGTGATGGGAATCAATGGAAAGTTTCCAGGTCCAACCATTAGAGCTCAAGTTGGTGACACTCTTCACATTGCACTCACCAATAAGCTCTCCACTGAGGGTACTGTTATTCACTGGCATGGAATCAGACAg GTTGGGACTCCTTGGGCAGATGGAACTGCTGCTATCTCACAATGTGCTATAAATCCAGGAGAAACTTTTCATTATAGATTCAAAGTTGATAAG GCGGGTACATATTTCTACCATGGACATTATGGAATGCAGAGAGCAGCGGGGTTGTATGGTTCATTGATAGTGGATTTAGCAAAGGGAGAAAAGGAGCCATTCCATTATGATGGTGAATTCAACCTTCTCCTCAGTGATTTATGGCACACAAGCTCTCATGAACAGGAGGTTGGCCTATCTTCCAATCCCTTCAGATGGATTGGTGAACCTCAG TCAGTGCTGATAAATGGAAGAGGACAGTTTAATTGTTCCCTGGCAGcaaaattcataaacacaagTCTGCCACAATGTCAACTTAAGGGTGGTGAAGAATGCGCACCTCAGATTCTTCATGTGGACCCAAACCACACCTACCGAATCAGGATTTCTAGTACTACTTCCTTAGCTTCCCTCAACTTCGCCATTTCA AATCACAAAGTGACGGTGGTGGAAGCTGACGGAAACTACGTGGAACCATTCACGGTGGATGACATAGACATCTATTCCGGTGAGAGCTACTCAGTCCTCCTGACTACAGACCAAGATCCCACCAAAAACTATTGGCTTTCAGTCGGAGTCCGAGCAAGAAAGCCACCCATCCCACAACAAGTCCTCACGGCTCTCACCCTTCTGAACTACAAAAACATCTCTGCCTCCGTCTTTCCGGCCTCTCCGCCCCCTGTCACCCCGCGATGGGATGACTTCGAGCGGAGCAAGGCCTTCACAAAGAAAATCATAGCCAATAAGATGATGACACCTCAGCCTCCGCGCTACTCCCACCGCAGGATCGTGCTCTTGAACACGCAGAACAAGATCCAAGGGTTCATCAAATGGGCCATTAACAACGTCTCTTTATCTTTGCCCACTACTCCATACCTCGGATCCATGAAGTTCAAGCTCAACAACACCTTTGACAGAACCCCCCCGCCGGAGAACTTCCCCAGCGATTACGACATATTCAACCCTCCGGTGAACGTAAACGCGACCACCGGCAACGGCGTGTACGTGTTCCGGCTGAAGGAGGTTGTGGATGTGATTCTACAGAATGCGAACCAACTAACGGGGAAGGGAAGTGAGATTCACCCATGGCACCTGCATGGGCATGACTTCTGGGTTTTGGGGTACGGAGAAGGGAAGTTCAAAGCGGGGGAGGATGAAAAGAGATTCAACCTGACACACGCGCCGCTGAGGAACACGGCGGTTATATTCCCTTATGGTTGGACTGCGTTGAGGTTCAAGGCAGATAACCCTGGCGTTTGGGCCTTCCATTGCCACATTGAACCTCACTTGCACATGGGTATGGGTGTCATTTTCGCTGAGGCTTTGCACAAGGTCAGGAATATTCCCTCACAGGCTCTCGCTTGCGGCCTTACTGCCATCAATGCCCGCCATTAA
- the LOC130974291 gene encoding SH2 domain-containing protein A-like isoform X1, which translates to MFTDAIGNAGYSLLKDLRAEIEVKDGTFSLCFWVYLANSTTFPATIIQQVCSDVSESAPFLVINDHKRINLLPLLLLHEEAPDTGNINSLTEVAYATVDFEFPLQNWVHIGCEVCPNHMKLQINGEIVGEKPLSSNKEPSSNDLRKIVLANIGGDGNISHGYVYNFQVFPSVSSIKDHHMKDPPLKLSIDESSASEIEEESDGVWSIVGGKASCRRNFSLDVVLLDVFGQPVDKENEQVYASLLYADTRAPVENTIDEEAPILASYDGIEFPSYERPSKLLLGRASFKLKISQLSSKCDNRLFLIKFCVPKLGNYPFFEALSRPIRCISRSRNTRLSTLVWKRSPGLAKHNLMQSSGMDDASFEHQHPVCEAKSNPLTKRFRFGHDKISVSVKADTNVEQPDEECNSHARTTNQVENGLTTGLYGTPANYEAYETLSDSESIGERNSPSNNVASRRYPISDMTVFKYCLAGLAERSLMLKEIASLASKKEISELAHHVSLYSGCSHHGNQILIAKKLVEDGTNLWKVMSPNNNHVPWESAVYEIEEQFMKIASCSSRSLSHQDLELLRVIAGCQEYLAQENFEKLWCWLYPVAYIISKERINPIWNSTSPKWIEGFITKEEAEASLQGPTGLQEPGTFVLRFPTSRSWPHPDAGSLIVTYVGNDYKLHHRLLSVDRVFGSGDKGIDMKPLQAMLLEEPELTRLGRIIRGH; encoded by the exons atGTTCACGGATGCAATAGGGAATGCAGGGTACTCTCTGCTGAAGGATTTAAGAGCTGAAATTGAAGTGAAGGATGGAACTTTTTCTCTCTGCTTTTGGGTTTATTTGGCCAACTCAACTACATTTCCTGCTACCATTATTCAGCAG GTTTGCTCTGATGTTTCTGAAAGTGCTCCTTTCCTTGTTATAAATGATCACAAGAGAATTAATCTTCTACCGCTTCTTCTCTTACATGAAGAAGCTCCTGATACTGGCAATATCAATTCCTTGACGGAAGTTGCATATGCAACTGTAGATTTTGAGTTTCCATTGCAAAATTGGGTTCACATTGGATGtgag GTTTGCCCTAATCACATGAAACTACAGATTAATGGAGAGATTGTTGGAGAAAAACCGCTGTCATCAAATAAGGAACCCAGTTCAAATGATTTGAGGAAAATAGTTTTGGCAAATATTGGTGGAGATGGAAATATTTCACACGGTTATGTGTACAATTTTCAAGTTTTCCCTTCTGTTTCATCTATTAAAGATCACCATATGAAG GATCCTCCTCTAAAGTTATCTATTGATGAGTCATCTGCCTCtgagattgaagaagaaagtgATGGTGTTTGGAGCATTGTTGGTGGCAAG GCATCTTGTCGTAGGAACTTCTCTTTGGACGTTGTACTATTAGATGTTTTTGGCCAACCTGTTGATAAGGAGAATGAG CAGGTTTATGCTTCACTTTTGTATGCTGACACGCGGGCACCAGTGGAGAATACAATTGATGAAGAAGCACCCATTTTGGCTAGCTATGATGGAATTGAATTTCCTTCTTATGAAAGACCGAGTAAACTTTTACTGGGCCGTGCATCTTTTAAGCTGAAGATATCTCAG CTTTCATCCAAGTGTGATAACAGGTTGTTCCTCATCAAATTCTGTGTTCCAAAATTAGGAAATTATCCTTTTTTTGAGGCACTCTCCCGTCCAATTCGATGCATCTCCAGGAGTCGTAATACCCGATTGTCTACCCTGGTGTGGAAAAGGTCACCTGGTCTTGCTAAGCATAATTTAATGCAATCTTCAGGAATGGATGATGCATCCTTTGAACATCAGCATCCTGTTTGTGAGGCAAAATCTAATCCATTAACGAAGCGATTCAGATTTGGACATGACAAGATATCTGTATCAGTGAAGGCTGACACCAACGTAGAGCAACCTGACGAGGAATGTAATTCTCATGCCCGGACTACTAATCAG GTTGAGAATGGGCTTACAACTGGCTTGTATGGCACACCTGCTAACTACGAGGCATATGAGACTCTGTCTGATTCAGAGAGTATAGGGGAGAGAAATTCACCTTCAAATAATGTGGCAAGTAGAAGATATCCAATATCTGACATGACTGTTTTTAAGTACTGCTTGGCTGGCTTGGCTGAGAGATCGCTGATGCTTAAGGAGATTGCATCCTTGGCCTCAAAGAAAGAAATTTCAGAGTTGGCCCATCATGTGTCACTTTATTCAGGATGTTCACACCATGG AAATCAAATATTAATTGCCAAAAAATTGGTGGAAGATGGAACTAATCTTTGGAAGGTGATGTCTCCAAACAACAACCACGTTCCTTGGGAGAGTGCAGTATATGAGATTGAAGAGCAATTCATGAAGATTGCTTCTTGCAGTTCGCGATCTCTCTCACATCAG GACCTAGAGCTTCTAAGAGTTATTGCTGGATGTCAAGAGTATTTAGCCCAAGAAAACTTTGAGAAGTTATGGTGCTGGTTGTACCCTGTGGCTTACATAATTTCAAAGGAGCGGATAAACCCTATCTGGAATTCTACATCACCTAAGTGGATAGAAGGATTCATAACTAAGGAGGAAGCAGAAGCTTCGCTTCAAGGTCCCACAGGACTTCAAGAACCAGGTACATTTGTATTGAGATTCCCCACCTCAAGAAGCTGGCCCCACCCAGATGCAGGTAGCCTAATTGTCACATATGTTGGCAATGATTACAAACTTCACCACAGGCTACTTTCGGTGGATCGTGTTTTTGG CTCTGGTGATAAAGGAATCGACATGAAGCCACTCCAAGCTATGCTACTGGAAGAACCTGAGTTGACTCGATTGGGAAG GATAATAAGAGGCCATTAG
- the LOC130974291 gene encoding SH2 domain-containing protein A-like isoform X2, which produces MFTDAIGNAGYSLLKDLRAEIEVKDGTFSLCFWVYLANSTTFPATIIQQVCSDVSESAPFLVINDHKRINLLPLLLLHEEAPDTGNINSLTEVAYATVDFEFPLQNWVHIGCEVCPNHMKLQINGEIVGEKPLSSNKEPSSNDLRKIVLANIGGDGNISHGYVYNFQVFPSVSSIKDHHMKDPPLKLSIDESSASEIEEESDGVWSIVGGKASCRRNFSLDVVLLDVFGQPVDKENEVYASLLYADTRAPVENTIDEEAPILASYDGIEFPSYERPSKLLLGRASFKLKISQLSSKCDNRLFLIKFCVPKLGNYPFFEALSRPIRCISRSRNTRLSTLVWKRSPGLAKHNLMQSSGMDDASFEHQHPVCEAKSNPLTKRFRFGHDKISVSVKADTNVEQPDEECNSHARTTNQVENGLTTGLYGTPANYEAYETLSDSESIGERNSPSNNVASRRYPISDMTVFKYCLAGLAERSLMLKEIASLASKKEISELAHHVSLYSGCSHHGNQILIAKKLVEDGTNLWKVMSPNNNHVPWESAVYEIEEQFMKIASCSSRSLSHQDLELLRVIAGCQEYLAQENFEKLWCWLYPVAYIISKERINPIWNSTSPKWIEGFITKEEAEASLQGPTGLQEPGTFVLRFPTSRSWPHPDAGSLIVTYVGNDYKLHHRLLSVDRVFGSGDKGIDMKPLQAMLLEEPELTRLGRIIRGH; this is translated from the exons atGTTCACGGATGCAATAGGGAATGCAGGGTACTCTCTGCTGAAGGATTTAAGAGCTGAAATTGAAGTGAAGGATGGAACTTTTTCTCTCTGCTTTTGGGTTTATTTGGCCAACTCAACTACATTTCCTGCTACCATTATTCAGCAG GTTTGCTCTGATGTTTCTGAAAGTGCTCCTTTCCTTGTTATAAATGATCACAAGAGAATTAATCTTCTACCGCTTCTTCTCTTACATGAAGAAGCTCCTGATACTGGCAATATCAATTCCTTGACGGAAGTTGCATATGCAACTGTAGATTTTGAGTTTCCATTGCAAAATTGGGTTCACATTGGATGtgag GTTTGCCCTAATCACATGAAACTACAGATTAATGGAGAGATTGTTGGAGAAAAACCGCTGTCATCAAATAAGGAACCCAGTTCAAATGATTTGAGGAAAATAGTTTTGGCAAATATTGGTGGAGATGGAAATATTTCACACGGTTATGTGTACAATTTTCAAGTTTTCCCTTCTGTTTCATCTATTAAAGATCACCATATGAAG GATCCTCCTCTAAAGTTATCTATTGATGAGTCATCTGCCTCtgagattgaagaagaaagtgATGGTGTTTGGAGCATTGTTGGTGGCAAG GCATCTTGTCGTAGGAACTTCTCTTTGGACGTTGTACTATTAGATGTTTTTGGCCAACCTGTTGATAAGGAGAATGAG GTTTATGCTTCACTTTTGTATGCTGACACGCGGGCACCAGTGGAGAATACAATTGATGAAGAAGCACCCATTTTGGCTAGCTATGATGGAATTGAATTTCCTTCTTATGAAAGACCGAGTAAACTTTTACTGGGCCGTGCATCTTTTAAGCTGAAGATATCTCAG CTTTCATCCAAGTGTGATAACAGGTTGTTCCTCATCAAATTCTGTGTTCCAAAATTAGGAAATTATCCTTTTTTTGAGGCACTCTCCCGTCCAATTCGATGCATCTCCAGGAGTCGTAATACCCGATTGTCTACCCTGGTGTGGAAAAGGTCACCTGGTCTTGCTAAGCATAATTTAATGCAATCTTCAGGAATGGATGATGCATCCTTTGAACATCAGCATCCTGTTTGTGAGGCAAAATCTAATCCATTAACGAAGCGATTCAGATTTGGACATGACAAGATATCTGTATCAGTGAAGGCTGACACCAACGTAGAGCAACCTGACGAGGAATGTAATTCTCATGCCCGGACTACTAATCAG GTTGAGAATGGGCTTACAACTGGCTTGTATGGCACACCTGCTAACTACGAGGCATATGAGACTCTGTCTGATTCAGAGAGTATAGGGGAGAGAAATTCACCTTCAAATAATGTGGCAAGTAGAAGATATCCAATATCTGACATGACTGTTTTTAAGTACTGCTTGGCTGGCTTGGCTGAGAGATCGCTGATGCTTAAGGAGATTGCATCCTTGGCCTCAAAGAAAGAAATTTCAGAGTTGGCCCATCATGTGTCACTTTATTCAGGATGTTCACACCATGG AAATCAAATATTAATTGCCAAAAAATTGGTGGAAGATGGAACTAATCTTTGGAAGGTGATGTCTCCAAACAACAACCACGTTCCTTGGGAGAGTGCAGTATATGAGATTGAAGAGCAATTCATGAAGATTGCTTCTTGCAGTTCGCGATCTCTCTCACATCAG GACCTAGAGCTTCTAAGAGTTATTGCTGGATGTCAAGAGTATTTAGCCCAAGAAAACTTTGAGAAGTTATGGTGCTGGTTGTACCCTGTGGCTTACATAATTTCAAAGGAGCGGATAAACCCTATCTGGAATTCTACATCACCTAAGTGGATAGAAGGATTCATAACTAAGGAGGAAGCAGAAGCTTCGCTTCAAGGTCCCACAGGACTTCAAGAACCAGGTACATTTGTATTGAGATTCCCCACCTCAAGAAGCTGGCCCCACCCAGATGCAGGTAGCCTAATTGTCACATATGTTGGCAATGATTACAAACTTCACCACAGGCTACTTTCGGTGGATCGTGTTTTTGG CTCTGGTGATAAAGGAATCGACATGAAGCCACTCCAAGCTATGCTACTGGAAGAACCTGAGTTGACTCGATTGGGAAG GATAATAAGAGGCCATTAG